Proteins encoded together in one Flavobacteriales bacterium window:
- a CDS encoding response regulator transcription factor has translation MSDSKGHILLVEDDPNLGFVIQDALARKGYTVHLCRDGKEGLRYFNSNPYDLCVLDVMLPQKDGFSLAEDIRITNEQVPIVFLTAKSQTEDRIAGFKAGGDDYLTKPFSHEELVLRIEAILRRTKGKGEDKRQRERFELGTYLFDHRDLSLKHPAGDRKLTRKEADVLRLLCMHQDQVLPRELVLNMVWGDDTYFLGRSLDVFISRLRKYLKADASVQIVNVHGVGFKLQVG, from the coding sequence ATGAGCGACAGCAAAGGCCACATCCTGCTGGTGGAGGACGATCCCAACCTGGGCTTCGTCATCCAGGACGCCCTGGCCCGCAAAGGCTACACCGTGCACCTGTGCCGCGACGGCAAGGAAGGGCTGCGCTACTTCAACAGCAACCCGTACGACCTGTGCGTGCTCGATGTGATGCTGCCACAGAAGGACGGTTTCAGCCTGGCGGAGGACATCCGCATCACCAACGAGCAGGTGCCCATCGTGTTCCTCACGGCCAAGAGCCAGACCGAGGACCGCATCGCCGGGTTCAAGGCCGGCGGCGATGACTACCTCACCAAACCGTTCAGCCACGAGGAGCTCGTGCTGCGCATCGAGGCCATCCTGCGGCGCACCAAGGGCAAGGGCGAGGACAAGCGCCAGCGCGAACGCTTCGAACTGGGCACCTACCTCTTCGATCACCGCGACCTGAGCCTCAAGCATCCGGCCGGCGACCGCAAGCTCACCCGCAAGGAGGCCGACGTACTGCGCCTGCTGTGCATGCATCAGGACCAGGTGCTGCCGCGCGAGCTGGTGCTCAACATGGTGTGGGGCGACGACACCTACTTCCTGGGGCGCAGCCTCGACGTGTTCATCAGCCGGCTGCGGAAGTACCTGAAGGCCGACGCCTCGGTGCAGATCGTGAACGTGCACGGGGTGGGCTTCAAGTTGCAGGTGGGCTGA
- a CDS encoding tetratricopeptide repeat protein produces MSLPLRPLLCVLLLGAGASGARASATDPLWARYQDPGLSARERLTALHEVIHGLRSSDVDSSRALAERMRAEAVVARDTLMIALAERDLGLAAILQRDNDRARLHLERALALYLSEGDSAGHRGAGATLSSLGMVHKNAGRMQEAVAAYRRSMSEHVLARDEEGTVYALNGLGRVHEIQGAYDSALVYYSAVAEVAARVALPEMEAAGYGNMANVNAELGRFGEAIDLTYRSLALMERLGDKRGMATCLTGVSSLKDALGEHDDAYALLHKAHALYTEVGYRQGMMTAGTSLGAMLLARGKVDSAALVLERALSLVREAEARDLMGRPLRDLAAVRRAQHRHAEAETLLSEAVALARELGDAPGEARAQIGLGLTALAEGRAVEAARRCMLGEELASDHQAVEESIEACSCLHQALKAQGRGMEALRYHETWVMLRDSLANDRTARQLTRRDMLHSFNKRQLADSMRHATELDELETARTIEALRADRNRARAWAVGGGGLLLLLGGGLWFRTDRKRRRERFEKEAAHLETQALRSQMNPHFIFNALNSINAFIQRNESDDASSYLTRFARVMRSVLENSRHATVPLHDDLETLRGYMDLERRRLQEKFDFTIRVHPDIDPQEVQVPPLVVQPFVENAIWHGVTHMEGKGHITLAVEPRGTQLLWIIEDDGVGRNAPKAQHTEQPTKKTSLGTAITRSRLDLVQKQHDGHAGFRYVDRPTGTRVEVEMPLLRDV; encoded by the coding sequence GTGAGCCTGCCCCTCCGTCCCCTGCTGTGCGTGTTGCTCCTCGGTGCTGGTGCATCGGGCGCTCGTGCATCGGCCACGGACCCGCTATGGGCGCGTTATCAGGATCCCGGACTGAGCGCACGCGAGCGGCTGACAGCGTTGCATGAGGTGATCCACGGCCTTCGGTCAAGCGACGTGGACAGCAGCAGGGCCCTCGCCGAACGCATGCGCGCCGAGGCCGTGGTGGCCCGTGACACCTTGATGATCGCGCTTGCCGAACGCGACCTCGGGCTGGCCGCCATCCTCCAACGCGACAACGACCGTGCCCGTCTTCACTTGGAACGCGCCCTGGCGCTGTACCTGAGCGAAGGTGACAGCGCCGGGCATCGTGGTGCGGGAGCCACGCTCAGCAGCCTGGGCATGGTACACAAGAACGCCGGCCGCATGCAGGAGGCCGTGGCGGCATACCGGCGTTCCATGTCCGAACACGTGCTCGCGCGCGATGAGGAAGGCACGGTGTACGCGCTCAATGGCCTGGGTCGGGTGCACGAGATCCAAGGCGCCTATGACAGTGCCCTGGTGTACTACAGCGCTGTGGCGGAGGTGGCCGCACGGGTCGCCCTGCCCGAGATGGAGGCCGCCGGATACGGCAACATGGCCAATGTGAACGCCGAACTGGGCCGCTTCGGAGAGGCCATCGACCTCACTTACCGCAGCCTGGCCCTGATGGAACGGCTGGGCGACAAGCGCGGCATGGCCACCTGCCTCACCGGCGTGAGCTCACTGAAGGATGCGCTCGGTGAGCACGACGACGCCTATGCCCTGTTGCACAAGGCCCATGCGCTCTACACCGAGGTGGGCTACCGGCAGGGCATGATGACGGCCGGCACCAGCCTCGGTGCCATGCTGCTGGCACGCGGGAAGGTGGACAGTGCCGCGCTGGTGCTGGAGCGCGCCCTCTCGCTGGTGCGCGAAGCCGAGGCCCGCGACCTCATGGGACGTCCACTGCGTGACCTGGCCGCGGTGCGGCGGGCGCAGCATCGCCACGCGGAGGCGGAGACCCTGTTGAGCGAGGCCGTGGCGCTGGCCCGCGAGCTGGGTGATGCCCCCGGTGAGGCCCGCGCCCAGATCGGGCTGGGGCTCACCGCGCTCGCCGAAGGGCGTGCGGTCGAGGCTGCGCGCCGGTGCATGCTCGGGGAGGAACTGGCCAGCGACCACCAGGCGGTGGAGGAAAGCATCGAGGCGTGCAGCTGCCTGCATCAGGCGCTGAAGGCCCAGGGGCGCGGCATGGAGGCCCTGCGCTACCACGAGACCTGGGTGATGCTGCGCGACAGCCTGGCCAACGACCGCACGGCGCGGCAGCTCACGCGGCGCGACATGCTGCACTCCTTCAACAAACGCCAGCTGGCCGACAGCATGCGCCACGCCACCGAACTGGATGAGCTGGAGACCGCACGCACGATCGAAGCCCTTCGTGCCGACCGCAACAGGGCCCGGGCCTGGGCCGTGGGCGGCGGGGGCCTGCTTCTGCTGCTGGGCGGTGGCCTCTGGTTCCGCACCGACCGCAAGCGCCGCCGCGAACGCTTCGAGAAGGAGGCCGCCCACCTGGAGACCCAGGCCCTGCGCAGCCAGATGAACCCCCACTTCATCTTCAACGCCCTCAACTCCATCAACGCCTTCATCCAGCGCAACGAGTCCGACGACGCCTCCAGCTACCTCACCCGCTTCGCCCGCGTGATGCGCAGCGTGCTGGAGAACAGCCGCCACGCCACCGTGCCCCTGCACGACGACCTGGAGACCCTGCGCGGCTACATGGACCTGGAGCGCCGACGCCTACAGGAGAAGTTCGACTTCACCATCCGCGTGCATCCCGACATCGACCCGCAGGAGGTGCAGGTGCCTCCGCTGGTGGTGCAGCCCTTCGTGGAGAACGCCATCTGGCACGGAGTCACGCACATGGAGGGCAAGGGCCACATCACCCTGGCGGTGGAACCGCGCGGCACCCAGTTGCTGTGGATCATCGAGGACGATGGCGTGGGCCGCAACGCCCCCAAGGCGCAGCACACCGAGCAGCCCACGAAGAAGACCTCGCTGGGCACGGCCATCACCCGCAGCCGCCTGGACCTGGTGCAGAAGCAGCACGACGGGCACGCCGGCTTCCGCTATGTGGACCGGCCCACCGGCACCCGCGTGGAGGTGGAGATGCCGTTGCTCAGGGACGTGTAG
- a CDS encoding tail fiber domain-containing protein encodes MTIRTYDKVRLVVNEENSYTIGSFSSIPTAGFVGISPSSYFWDNGPGTFSRLHLAEPGAYGFQSIGYRPWMRNGVTFTGNSDQMYIGQKYTYDNPEEPESGELNDYTDAIVQWSDNPGTWLSDRMRFIFTSEYSSSSPTGSNSMEGLEAMQLYPHDSGSEVFVGIGDWFGQSATPDERLDVLDRTIMIRRLVPDYENQELDRVVVTDNDGRLHWRSLANLPDNCEWTMSSTSPNHVITAVGAANGACPDDAENVGIGDSSPEAKLDVLRNQTSSNDLGIQVYTKGDNNGTENIGLKCVVQTASGQTSGNEHYGVHTRAYDGAVKNYGVYGRGWLNTGKSTTDNMGVYGDTENGSGQATNAYGVKGYSSGLPTTKGFGVHGYVYTTPSDSSSAVLLAGVYGSTQHTNYPNRWAAYFVGAGFHSAGVWQSSDAMLKQNVTDLTDASDILAQLQPKRYQFRTADYPQLGLPEGTHDGIMAGDLQAVLPDLVRTVTQPAEVDSLGNVLQPAVTFKAVNYGGLIPVLVGASNEQGAQMAALQDQVAQLQQQLAAMQQDLASCCTANGGTDQRTMSPGAGTGAGANEALRTDLFILPNPVADLTQLRYTVAAPGRTRLEVSDASGKRLEVLEEAVREVGAYTHDWTTTDLAPGTYHCTLYLNDSFVVKKAVKVAR; translated from the coding sequence ATGACCATCCGCACCTATGACAAGGTCCGTTTGGTCGTGAACGAAGAGAATAGTTACACCATTGGAAGCTTCTCTTCGATCCCCACAGCGGGTTTTGTAGGCATCAGTCCCAGCAGCTACTTCTGGGACAATGGCCCAGGTACATTCAGCCGGTTACATCTGGCGGAGCCTGGCGCCTATGGGTTTCAGAGCATCGGCTACCGGCCGTGGATGCGCAACGGCGTCACCTTCACGGGCAACAGCGACCAGATGTACATCGGGCAGAAGTACACCTACGACAATCCCGAGGAGCCCGAGTCCGGTGAACTGAACGACTACACCGATGCCATCGTGCAGTGGAGCGATAACCCGGGCACCTGGCTCAGCGATCGCATGCGCTTCATCTTCACCTCGGAGTACAGCAGTTCCAGCCCCACCGGTAGCAACTCCATGGAGGGCTTGGAGGCCATGCAGCTCTACCCGCACGACAGCGGTTCGGAGGTGTTCGTGGGCATCGGCGACTGGTTCGGCCAGAGCGCCACGCCCGATGAGCGGCTGGACGTGCTGGACCGCACGATCATGATCCGCAGGCTGGTGCCCGATTACGAGAACCAGGAGCTGGATCGGGTCGTGGTGACCGATAATGATGGGCGCTTGCATTGGCGCAGTCTGGCCAACCTGCCCGACAACTGCGAATGGACCATGAGCAGCACATCCCCGAACCATGTGATCACTGCAGTGGGTGCGGCCAACGGTGCATGCCCCGACGATGCCGAGAACGTAGGGATCGGTGACAGTTCGCCCGAAGCCAAACTGGACGTGCTGCGCAACCAGACCTCGTCCAACGACCTGGGGATCCAGGTGTACACGAAAGGTGATAACAACGGCACTGAGAACATTGGGCTGAAGTGCGTGGTGCAGACGGCCAGCGGCCAGACCTCGGGCAACGAACACTATGGCGTGCATACGCGGGCCTACGACGGGGCTGTGAAGAACTATGGTGTATATGGCCGGGGCTGGCTCAACACCGGCAAGTCCACCACGGACAACATGGGTGTCTACGGGGACACGGAGAACGGATCCGGGCAGGCCACCAATGCGTATGGTGTAAAAGGCTACAGCAGCGGGCTGCCCACCACCAAGGGTTTCGGCGTGCATGGTTATGTGTACACCACCCCGAGCGACTCGAGCAGCGCAGTCCTATTGGCCGGCGTATATGGCAGCACGCAGCACACGAACTATCCCAATCGCTGGGCGGCCTATTTCGTCGGCGCGGGTTTTCATTCGGCCGGTGTGTGGCAGAGCTCCGATGCGATGCTGAAGCAGAATGTCACGGACCTGACCGATGCCTCGGATATACTCGCCCAGTTGCAGCCGAAGCGGTATCAGTTCAGGACGGCCGACTACCCCCAGTTGGGTCTACCGGAAGGCACCCACGATGGCATCATGGCTGGCGATCTTCAGGCCGTTCTGCCCGATCTGGTCCGAACGGTGACCCAGCCTGCGGAGGTCGACTCGTTGGGGAACGTCCTTCAACCGGCGGTGACCTTCAAGGCCGTGAACTACGGCGGGCTGATCCCGGTGCTTGTCGGGGCGAGCAACGAACAAGGCGCGCAGATGGCCGCTCTGCAAGACCAGGTCGCTCAGCTCCAGCAACAACTCGCTGCGATGCAGCAGGACCTCGCGAGCTGCTGCACGGCCAACGGAGGAACTGACCAGCGCACCATGAGCCCAGGGGCAGGGACAGGAGCGGGTGCAAACGAAGCCCTGCGCACCGATCTCTTCATCCTGCCCAACCCGGTGGCGGACCTCACGCAGCTGCGCTACACGGTGGCCGCGCCGGGCCGCACGCGCCTGGAGGTCAGCGATGCCAGCGGCAAGCGGCTGGAGGTGCTGGAGGAGGCCGTGCGTGAGGTGGGCGCGTATACCCACGACTGGACCACGACCGACCTGGCGCCGGGCACCTACCACTGCACGCTGTACCTCAACGACAGCTTCGTGGTGAAGAAGGCCGTGAAGGTGGCGCGGTAA
- a CDS encoding T9SS type A sorting domain-containing protein, whose product MNVLNDLPSTCLRAVVTFALRAGLSVSLVLSSHPGKAQNLVPNWSFEDTAYCTTADNPILVAPPWFSANYATPDIYNMDDSPCGVYMDPNQTIGAICFQAPYHGNRFAGEYLWQTTTELKEYMQVSLTESLVAGRMYRVAMEISLPDCWKRAVNTLGAHFSMDTIFDPTLPIPGVLPFVPQAVFHEPAFYTDETNWMHVEDTIVANGGERFMLIGSFTDNASTATLQVPGNTPFPHAYYYFDAIVVEEVGEPAVVEDAFVVWSGPGWLSVRTESLPTLDRLVIWDLRGRCVLETGVRQQGSTISLDTHSLAQGTYVVEVIGGGWRATAKWTKVE is encoded by the coding sequence ATGAACGTGCTCAACGATCTTCCTTCCACCTGCCTGCGCGCTGTCGTCACCTTCGCGCTGCGCGCGGGCCTGTCCGTTTCGCTTGTACTGTCGTCGCACCCCGGCAAAGCCCAGAACCTGGTGCCCAACTGGTCGTTCGAGGACACCGCCTATTGCACCACCGCCGACAACCCCATCCTGGTGGCCCCGCCCTGGTTCAGTGCCAACTACGCTACGCCGGACATCTACAACATGGATGATAGTCCGTGCGGGGTGTACATGGACCCAAACCAAACTATCGGGGCTATCTGTTTTCAAGCTCCATACCACGGTAATCGTTTTGCAGGGGAATATCTCTGGCAAACCACGACTGAGCTGAAGGAATATATGCAGGTTTCCCTTACTGAAAGTCTGGTGGCCGGCCGAATGTACCGCGTGGCAATGGAGATCTCACTGCCGGACTGCTGGAAAAGGGCCGTGAATACACTGGGAGCCCACTTTTCGATGGACACGATCTTCGATCCAACGCTACCTATTCCTGGTGTGCTCCCGTTTGTCCCTCAGGCTGTTTTCCACGAACCTGCCTTCTACACGGACGAAACAAATTGGATGCATGTGGAGGATACCATCGTTGCGAATGGCGGAGAGCGTTTCATGCTCATCGGGTCCTTCACGGACAATGCCTCGACAGCTACCCTTCAGGTGCCAGGGAATACACCATTCCCGCACGCCTATTACTATTTTGATGCGATCGTGGTTGAGGAGGTTGGGGAGCCAGCAGTAGTTGAGGATGCGTTCGTCGTTTGGTCTGGTCCGGGATGGCTTTCCGTGAGGACCGAGTCCCTGCCAACACTCGATCGTCTGGTCATTTGGGACCTTCGCGGACGATGTGTGTTGGAAACCGGGGTGCGACAGCAGGGCTCGACGATCAGCTTGGATACGCACAGCTTGGCTCAAGGTACATACGTGGTTGAGGTCATCGGCGGTGGTTGGCGCGCAACAGCGAAATGGACAAAGGTGGAATAG
- a CDS encoding response regulator transcription factor — protein sequence MSTLTAVIVDDEQHCRDALSGLLQRKHPEIDLLGMATNVPEGIELLSKVKPKVLFLDIEMGKQTGFDLLQAIGPDRPHVIFTTAHEGYAVKAIRFSALDYLLKPVDAEELATAIGKVRQEERTPQSPDQFMALLKNLTRPAGAEKRIALPVADGLEMVDVDNIMYCESDSNYTVVHQKDKKRLVISRTLKEFEDMLDPTQFVRVHHSYLINVKHVKKYIRGEGGEVIMTDGTNVAVSRRKKQELMDSLAKL from the coding sequence ATGAGCACCCTAACGGCCGTCATCGTGGACGATGAACAGCACTGTCGCGATGCCCTCAGCGGACTGTTGCAGCGCAAGCATCCGGAGATCGACCTGCTGGGCATGGCCACCAATGTGCCCGAGGGCATCGAGCTGTTGAGCAAGGTGAAGCCGAAAGTGCTTTTCCTGGACATCGAGATGGGCAAGCAGACGGGCTTCGACCTGCTGCAGGCGATCGGGCCCGACCGGCCGCATGTGATCTTCACCACCGCGCACGAAGGCTACGCGGTGAAGGCCATCCGCTTCAGCGCGCTGGACTACCTGCTGAAGCCGGTGGACGCCGAGGAGCTGGCCACGGCCATCGGCAAGGTGCGGCAGGAGGAGCGCACGCCGCAGAGCCCCGACCAGTTCATGGCCCTGCTGAAGAACCTCACACGCCCCGCCGGGGCCGAAAAACGGATCGCCCTTCCCGTGGCCGACGGGTTGGAGATGGTGGACGTGGACAACATCATGTACTGCGAGAGCGACAGCAACTACACGGTGGTCCACCAGAAGGACAAGAAGCGCCTGGTGATCAGCCGCACGCTGAAGGAGTTCGAGGACATGTTGGACCCCACGCAGTTCGTGCGCGTTCACCACAGCTACCTGATCAACGTGAAGCACGTGAAGAAGTACATCCGCGGCGAGGGTGGCGAGGTGATCATGACCGACGGCACCAACGTGGCGGTGAGCCGGCGGAAGAAGCAGGAGCTGATGGACAGCCTGGCCAAGCTCTAG
- a CDS encoding GatB/YqeY domain-containing protein, with translation MDFQQRIDADIKAAMLARDKDRLNALRAIKSAILLELTKEGGGTAGISDEAGLRIVQKLHKQRAEAAAIFHQQGRTDLAGEEEAQARVIEAYLPARLSEAELEAAVRAIITSTGASGMKDMGRVMGEANKQLAGKADGAAVAALVKRLLAG, from the coding sequence ATGGACTTCCAACAGCGCATCGATGCGGACATCAAGGCCGCGATGCTGGCCCGTGACAAGGACCGGCTGAACGCCCTGCGCGCCATCAAGAGCGCGATCCTGCTGGAGCTGACCAAGGAAGGTGGAGGCACCGCCGGCATCAGCGACGAGGCCGGCCTGCGCATCGTGCAGAAGCTCCACAAGCAGCGCGCCGAGGCGGCGGCCATCTTCCACCAGCAGGGTCGCACCGACCTGGCCGGTGAGGAAGAGGCCCAGGCCCGGGTGATCGAGGCCTACCTGCCCGCGCGCCTCAGCGAAGCGGAGCTCGAGGCCGCCGTGCGGGCCATCATCACCAGCACCGGTGCCAGCGGCATGAAGGACATGGGCCGGGTGATGGGCGAGGCGAACAAACAGCTGGCGGGCAAGGCCGATGGTGCTGCGGTCGCCGCGCTGGTGAAGCGCCTGCTGGCCGGCTGA
- the ftsZ gene encoding cell division protein FtsZ produces the protein MKFDLPRELSSIIKVIGVGGGGSNAVNHMYAQGIKGVDFIICNTDKQALDISPVPVKVQLGPALTDGLGAGSIPERGKDAAQENLDELRQLLSARTKMVFITAGMGGGTGTGAAPVIASIARELGILTVGIVTMPFQWEGRKRKLQAVSGIDDLRRSVDTLLVINNDRLRDLFGNLSLDNAFGHADNVLTTAARGIAEIITMTGKVNVDFEDVKTVMSNSGAAIMGMAEAEGEDRALRAAQEALASPLLNDNDIKGAKFVLLNISHGAREVLMDEISEITDHIQDAAGSSADVIWGYCREESLGDRLRVTVIATGFQVNPETGAVGHVPEARKVIPLDADVPTMITQPISNPVAAAPSAPTTPLREVMTPEPPVNAAFEPYLKSATPQADPLANELARPVTPVNERTVELEVTPPAEGKVRFDLYEAPATPTSVPAPPTAVNTVNEPAQARLNPAEHQARVEERLMRMREMTMRLRSPNGINDMEREPAYVRKRIALSEGPRSTDSNVSRYTLTEDQDENGERRVELKRNNPFLHDNVD, from the coding sequence ATGAAATTCGACCTTCCCCGTGAGCTCTCCTCGATCATCAAAGTGATCGGTGTGGGGGGCGGCGGCAGCAACGCCGTGAACCACATGTACGCCCAAGGCATCAAGGGCGTCGACTTCATCATCTGCAACACCGACAAGCAGGCGCTGGACATCAGCCCGGTGCCCGTGAAGGTGCAGCTCGGTCCCGCCCTCACCGATGGCCTCGGCGCGGGCTCCATCCCCGAGCGCGGCAAGGACGCCGCCCAGGAGAACCTCGACGAACTGCGCCAGCTGCTGAGCGCGCGCACCAAGATGGTCTTCATCACCGCGGGCATGGGCGGGGGCACGGGCACCGGCGCCGCGCCGGTGATCGCCAGCATCGCCCGTGAGCTCGGCATCCTCACCGTGGGCATCGTCACCATGCCCTTCCAGTGGGAGGGCCGCAAGCGCAAGCTCCAGGCCGTGAGCGGCATCGACGACCTGCGCCGTTCGGTCGACACCCTGCTGGTGATCAACAACGACCGCCTGCGCGACCTCTTCGGCAACCTGAGCCTGGACAACGCCTTCGGCCATGCCGACAACGTGCTCACCACCGCGGCCCGCGGCATCGCCGAGATCATCACCATGACCGGCAAGGTGAACGTCGATTTCGAGGACGTGAAGACCGTGATGTCCAACAGCGGAGCGGCCATCATGGGCATGGCCGAGGCCGAAGGGGAGGACCGCGCCCTGCGTGCCGCCCAGGAGGCGCTGGCCTCACCGCTGCTCAACGACAACGACATCAAGGGCGCCAAGTTCGTCCTGTTGAACATCAGCCATGGCGCCCGTGAGGTGCTGATGGACGAGATCAGCGAGATCACCGACCACATCCAGGATGCGGCCGGCAGCAGCGCCGACGTGATCTGGGGCTATTGCCGCGAGGAGAGCCTGGGCGACCGCCTGCGGGTGACGGTGATCGCCACGGGCTTCCAGGTGAACCCGGAGACCGGCGCCGTGGGGCATGTGCCCGAAGCGCGCAAGGTGATCCCGCTGGACGCCGACGTGCCCACGATGATCACCCAGCCCATCAGCAACCCGGTGGCCGCCGCTCCGTCCGCACCTACGACCCCGTTGCGGGAGGTCATGACCCCGGAGCCGCCCGTCAACGCCGCGTTCGAGCCCTACCTGAAGTCGGCCACCCCGCAGGCGGATCCACTGGCGAACGAGCTGGCCCGGCCGGTGACCCCGGTGAACGAGCGCACCGTGGAACTGGAGGTGACCCCGCCCGCCGAAGGCAAGGTGCGCTTTGATCTGTATGAAGCACCTGCGACGCCGACGAGCGTGCCGGCCCCGCCCACCGCGGTGAACACGGTGAACGAGCCCGCCCAGGCCCGCCTGAACCCGGCCGAGCACCAGGCCCGCGTGGAAGAGCGGCTCATGCGGATGCGGGAGATGACCATGCGCCTCCGCTCGCCCAACGGGATCAATGACATGGAGCGCGAACCCGCCTATGTCCGCAAGCGCATCGCCCTCAGCGAAGGACCCCGCAGCACGGACAGCAACGTGAGCCGCTACACCCTGACGGAGGACCAGGACGAGAACGGTGAGCGCCGCGTGGAGCTCAAGCGCAACAACCCGTTCCTGCACGACAACGTCGACTGA
- the ftsA gene encoding cell division protein FtsA, translating to MDQQEIVAGLDIGTTKIACIVGRKNEQGKIEILGMGRSRSEGVSRGMVANIQKTVDSIMAAVKEAEANANVEIGTVNVGIAGQHIRSMHHRGMITRQSLEEEIRQLDIDLLIDDMYKLVMPPGEEIIHVLPQEYIVDGEQGIRDPIGMSGVRLEANFHIISGQVTAARNINKCVHRAGLDVTELILEPLASADAVLSAEEKEAGVVLVDIGGGTTDIAIFYDGIIRHTAVIPFGGNVITEDIRQGCGVMREQAELLKVKFGSALAAENKDNEVVCIPGLRGRDPKEISLRMLAEVIQSRMEEILEHVHFEIKNSGLEKQLIAGVVLTGGGAQLKHLRQLVEYITGMTARIGYPNEHLAKSNVDQVTSPLFATGVGLVMKGFDFLHRQRAKQGAAPAQAPKVKGHSQGSRVGSFFDKVIKGASEILSDDDI from the coding sequence ATGGACCAACAAGAGATCGTGGCCGGATTGGACATCGGCACCACCAAGATCGCCTGCATCGTCGGGCGCAAGAACGAACAGGGGAAGATCGAGATCCTCGGCATGGGCCGCAGCCGCTCCGAAGGCGTGAGCCGCGGCATGGTGGCCAACATCCAGAAGACGGTGGACTCGATCATGGCAGCCGTGAAGGAGGCCGAGGCCAACGCCAACGTGGAGATCGGCACGGTGAACGTGGGCATCGCCGGGCAGCACATCCGCAGCATGCACCACCGCGGCATGATCACCCGCCAGAGCCTGGAGGAGGAGATCCGCCAGCTCGATATCGATCTTCTGATCGACGACATGTACAAGCTCGTGATGCCGCCCGGAGAGGAGATCATCCATGTGCTGCCCCAGGAGTACATCGTGGACGGCGAGCAGGGCATCCGAGATCCGATCGGCATGAGCGGCGTGCGCCTGGAGGCCAACTTCCACATCATCAGCGGCCAGGTCACCGCCGCGCGCAACATCAACAAGTGCGTGCACCGCGCGGGCCTCGATGTCACGGAGCTCATCCTGGAGCCGCTCGCCAGCGCCGACGCGGTGCTCAGCGCCGAGGAGAAGGAGGCCGGTGTGGTGCTCGTCGACATCGGCGGAGGCACCACGGACATCGCCATCTTCTATGACGGCATCATCCGCCACACGGCCGTGATCCCCTTCGGCGGGAACGTGATCACCGAGGACATCCGCCAGGGCTGCGGGGTGATGCGCGAGCAGGCCGAGCTGCTGAAAGTGAAGTTCGGCAGCGCCCTCGCCGCGGAGAACAAGGACAATGAGGTCGTCTGCATCCCCGGTCTGCGCGGCCGCGACCCCAAGGAGATCAGCCTGCGCATGCTTGCCGAGGTGATCCAGAGCCGCATGGAGGAGATCCTTGAGCACGTCCACTTCGAGATCAAGAACAGCGGGCTGGAGAAGCAGCTCATCGCCGGCGTGGTCCTCACCGGTGGCGGTGCCCAGCTCAAGCACCTGCGCCAGCTGGTGGAATACATCACCGGCATGACCGCCCGCATCGGCTACCCCAACGAGCATCTGGCCAAGAGCAATGTCGATCAGGTGACCAGTCCCCTGTTCGCCACCGGCGTGGGCCTGGTGATGAAGGGCTTCGACTTCCTGCACCGCCAGCGCGCCAAGCAGGGCGCTGCGCCGGCCCAGGCCCCCAAGGTGAAGGGCCACAGCCAGGGCAGCCGTGTCGGCAGCTTCTTCGACAAGGTGATCAAGGGCGCCTCCGAGATCCTCAGCGACGACGACATCTAG